The following are from one region of the Malassezia vespertilionis chromosome 4, complete sequence genome:
- the VTC4 gene encoding vacuolar transporter chaperone (EggNog:ENOG503NU6V; BUSCO:EOG09260KCW; COG:U; TransMembrane:3 (o765-785i792-817o837-857i)) produces MKFGRTIKTSLYPEWSEAYLQYSDLKKEIKRCMAENHGVWSDKDEDEFVKELSKELDKVYSFQKSKVGEIMGRIEHVNQGVQQLLSLKNSHASDASLGHASTSASGHPPHHHTQSSGEQEGVHREMMYQAHHNAGSDDEFDSDSEAGDVLEERFLDLEEQLASVIADVHDLALFTKLNYTGFLKIVKKHDKQTGRLLRKEFVQHYLNTRPFYKENYDALIIKLSKLFDIVHTRGSPVQGDASAGGSQSAFVRQTTKYWVHPDNIVPLKLFILKHLPVLVFNDEKEYQREDSAITSIYYDNEDLELYLGRLEKTEGAEAIRLRWYGGMDNKTIFVERKTHREDWTGEKSVKARFPIKEEFVNSYMSGEHTMDKTFDDLCKKGKKTEKEIEPMLQLANEVQYAVVTRQLVPVMRSFYNRTAFQLPGDARVRISLDTELTLVREDNWDGVQRAGNNWRRMDIGIDYPFDQLPAGDAERFPYGVLEVKLQTQMGQEPPKWVRQLVSSHLVEAVPKFSKFIHGCATLLSNRVDLVPFWLPQMDIDIRKPVSMDLALDRPHHSSGKSDTSSGKLQPYNEPESEDEFEGNDDHVNKSHIADAQREAENVGLSTFDPRIKEIRAAREKYLVEHRKESEGAQSEASKAPTAATTRHTQLPTHAAPTRQDILSPSNVFDKNYLDRFGLKNISRLWHSGRTENEGQEQDPEQEQEDEDERAIRALQGRDEEEPRGTGGQPPTGVEYVTNLHAESGKRVSVPIRVEPKVYFANERTFLKWLEFSVMLASIATGLLNFQHVGDRAGLVTSALFTLIALFAVAYSGVLYVWRALKIRERSSSNVYSDAYGPTFICFALLAVTLVNFLMRYWEAPHLRLLRGVLN; encoded by the exons ATGAAATTCGGAAGGACCATCAAAACATCTTTGTATCCGGAATGGTCGGAGGCGTACCTGCAGTATTCTGACCTCAAGAAAGAGAtcaagcgctgcatggcgGAGAACCATGGCGTTTGGTCGGACAAAGATGAGGACGAGTTTGTTAAGGAGCTCAGCAAAgagctcgacaaggtgTACTCGTTCCAAAAATCAAAG GTGGGCGAGATTATGGgccgcatcgagcacgtAAACCAAGGCGTTCAGCAGCTGCTCTCGCTCAAGAACAGCCACGCATCGGATGCGTCGCTTGGCCACGCCTCTACCAGTGCATCTGGCCATCCACCACATCATCACACGCAGTCTTCTGGCGAGCAGGAAGGCGTGCATCGCGAGATGATGTATCAAGCACACCATAACGCCGGCTCCGATGACGAGTTCGACAGCGACAGCGAGGCAGGCGACGTTTTGGAAGAGCGTTTCCTCGACCTTGAGGAGCAACTTGCGAGCGTAATTGCTGATGTGCATGACCTTGCGCTTTTCACCAAGCTCAATTACACAGGCTTTCTCAAGATAGTCAAGAAGCACGACAAGCAGACGGGCcgtttgctgcgcaaggagTTTGTGCAGCACTATTTGAACACGCGCCCCTTCTACAAGGAGAACTACGATGCGCTTATTATCAAGCTCTCGAAGCTGTTTGATATCGTACATACGCGCGGCAGCCCCGTGCAAGGCGATGCTAGTGCCGGCGGCTCTCAGAGCGCCTTTGTCCGCCAAACGACCAAGTACTGGGTCCACCCCGACAATATTGTCCCTCTCAAGCTCTTTATTCTCAAGCATCTTCCTGTGCTTGTGTTTAACGACGAGAAAGAGTACCAACGAGAGGACAGTGCAATTACTTCGATCTACTACGACAACGAGGATCTCGAGCTCTACCTGGGCCGTCTGGAAAAGACGGAAGGCGCCGAGGCGATTCGTCTTCGCTGGTATGGTGGTATGGACAACAAGACTATCTTTGtggagcgcaagacgcaccGCGAAGACTGGACTGGCGAAAAGAGTGTCAAGGCGCGTTTTCCCATTAAGGAAGAGTTTGTCAACTCCTATATGAGCGGCGAGCACACCATGGACAAAACCTTTGATGATCTCTGCAAGAAAGGCAAAAAGACCGAAAAGGAAATTGAGCCaatgctgcagctcgcgaaCGAGGTCCAATATGCGGTCGTCACTCGCCAACTTGTTCCCGTCATGCGCTCATTTTACAATCGCACGGCTTTCCAGCTCCccggcgatgcgcgcgttCGTATCTCGCTCGACACTGAACTCACTCTTGTTCGTGAGGACAACTGGGacggtgtgcagcgcgccggcaaCAATTGGCGTCGTATGGACATTGGCATTGATTATCCCTTTGACCAGCTTCCCGCTGGTGACGCCGAGCGCTTCCCCTACGGTGTGCTCGAAGTCAAGCTGCAGACCCAGATGGGCCAAGAGCCCCCCAAGTGGGTTCGCCAGCTCGTCTCTAGCCACTTGGTTGAGGCCGTGCCTAAGTTCTCCAAGTTTATACACGGTTGTGCGACGCTCTTGTCGAACCGGGTCGATCTCGTGCCCTTTTGGCTGCCGCAGATGGACATTGATATCCGTAAGCCCGTGTCGATGGATTTGGCGCTTGACCGACCCCACCACAGCTCGGGCAAGTCGGACAcgagcagcggcaagctccAGCCATACAACGAGCCCGAATCTGAGGACGAGTTTGAAGGCAACGACGATCACGTCAACAAGTCGCACATTGcagatgcacagcgcgaggcagagAATGTCGGACTTTCTACGTTTGACCCGCGGATCAAGGAGattcgcgctgctcgcgaaAAATACCTTGTTGAGCACCGCAAAGAGTCCGAAGGGGCGCAAAGCGAAGCGTCCAAAGCACCCACTGCAGCCACCACACGTCACACGCAGTTGCCAACtcacgccgcgcccacGCGCCAGGATATATTGTCGCCCTCCAATGTGTTTGACAAAAATTACCTGGACCGTTTCGGCCTCAAAAACATTTCGCGTCTTTGGCACAGCGGACGCACGGAGAATGAGGGCCAGGAGCAGGACCCAGAGCAAGAGCAAGAAGACGAAGATGAGCGTGCCATTCGTGCTCTCCAAGGCCGCGACGAAGAAGAACCGCGCGGGACAGGCGGACAGCCTCCTACAGGCGTCGAATACGTCACCAACCTTCATGCCGAGTCCGGCAAGCGCGTTTCAGTCCCTATCCGTGTGGAACCCAAGGTGTACTTTGCGAATGAGCGCACCTTTTTAAAGTGGCTTGAGTTTAGTGTGATGCTTGCTTCGATTGCCACCGGTCTGCTGAACTTTCAGCACGTTGGCGACCGTGCCGGGCTTGTCACCAGCGCGCTTTTTACCCTTATTGCCCTCTTTGCCGTCGCCTACTCTGGCGTGTTGTACGTatggcgcgcgctcaaGATCCGCGAGCGTAGCTCCTCGAACGTCTACTCGGACGCGTATGGCCCTACATTTATTTGCTTTGCCCTGCTTGCCGTCACTCTAGTCAACTTTCTGATGCGCTACTGGGAAGCACCCCACCTGCGTCTCCTCCGCGGCGTCCTCAATTAG
- a CDS encoding uncharacterized protein (COG:A; EggNog:ENOG503P414), whose translation MSDEETKKNALNQVEFYFADSNLPFDKFLFSQTRKDPQGWVPISMIASFKRMQPIRDAIGEAGIADALRNSASLLEVNEAGSHVRRTKELVQVPDVHARSIYAKGFPDEYESLQGELESFFAQFGKINGVRMRRETEVPRKFKNSVFVEFASAPEMATFLKSASAENPVEDGGHGIAFKDIKLQVMSKPAYVEMKMKEKGIDPNSRSGKGPRKFNAFRELERERNSGSHNAGASRTEPLEFEYNGKTLTTHPDGSIDAEQVVFPAQSVLRFSGAGKGGSWKDLKDTLTTLHPTSFVEFPGDAESGAVGFREPVSDSKLEEIKGKTITVGGQPVVWERVEEDNAKDFYVERAKFRANFLLDRREADRSAPRGGRGGRGRGRGRGGFRGRGGDKRKRDAPPQVGAAKRSRSD comes from the coding sequence ATGAGCGACGAGGAAACGAAAAAGAATGCCTTGAACCAGGTTGAGTTCTACTTTGCCGACTCGAATTTGCCGTTTGACAAGTTTCTCTTCTCGCAGACGCGCAAGGACCCGCAGGGCTGGGTGCCTATATCAATGATTGCCTCGTtcaagcgcatgcagcCGATTCGCGATGCGATTGGCGAGGCGGGCATTgccgacgcactgcgcaacTCTGCTTCGTTGCTTGAGGTGAACGAGGCGGGCAGCcatgtgcgccgcaccaagGAGCTTGTCCAGGTTCCGGacgtgcatgcgcgcagcatttaTGCCAAAGGGTTTCCGGATGAGTACGAAAGCCTGCAGGGCGAACTCGAGTCTTTTTTTGCACAGTTTGGCAAAATTAACGGCGTgcgtatgcgccgcgagaCGGAGGTGCCACGCAAGTTTAAGAACAGCGTGTTTGTCGAGTTTGCGAGTGCGCCGGAAATGGCGACCTTTTTGAaatcggcaagcgccgaaaATCCCGTCGAGGATGGCGGGCACGGCATTGCGTTCAAAGACATCAAGCTTCAGGTAATGAGCAAACCCGCATACGTGGAGATGAAGATGAAGGAGAAGGGGATCGACCCCAACAGCAGGTCTGGCAAGGGTCCACGCAAGTTTAACGCGTTCCGCGagttggagcgcgagcgcaacagCGGCAGCCACAATGCCGGCGCTAGCCGCACAGAGCCGCTCGAGTTTGAGTACAACGGCAAGACGCTCACCACCCACCCCGATGGCTCCATCGATGCGGAGCAGGTTGTTTTCCCTGCACAAAGTGTCTTGCGCTTCTCTGGCGCCGGCAAGGGCGGCAGCTGGAAAGATTTAAAAGACACGCTTACTACATTGCATCCCACCTCGTTTGTAGAGTTTCCGGGCGACGCTGAGAGCGGCGCTGTAGGATTCCGCGAGCCCGTCTCCGACTCCAAGCTCGAGGAGATCAAAGGCAAAACAATCACCGTGGGCGGGCAGCCGGTCGTGTgggagcgcgtcgaggaggACAACGCCAAGGACTTTtacgtcgagcgcgccaagttcCGCGCTAACTTTTTGCTCGACCGCCGTGAGGCCGATCgaagtgcgccgcgcggcgggcgcggTGGGCGCGGCCGGGGTcgtggccgcggcggaTTCCGTGGGCGTGGtggcgacaagcgcaagcgtgaCGCACCGCCTCAAgtcggcgccgcaaagCGGTCCAGGAGCGATTAG
- the DBP7 gene encoding RNA helicase (COG:A; BUSCO:EOG09260KNR; EggNog:ENOG503NUZC) — MEEDDLLLNFDTSAPLPAKKRRQNSHGQAHKRAHLGDDSTEHPAHKRARENPSDRRTIDIARKITQAHTHSAPKTTGYVSSLFARNDTLAAEPEDVPQASPIAPSNAPVLDGTFEGLGLDPLIARHLRARMGIDGRPTEIQQRAIPPLLAVPPQMGCERDILVQAQTGSGKTLTYLLPIIQSLLPLSQESFIDRSVGTLSIILAPSRELARQIYTVLERLLTLSLASTDQDDQAPKRYSRWIVPGLLTGGSTKNHEKQRLRKGCSILVATPGRLLDHLQNTSSLDVGKCRWLVLDEADRLLEMGFQEQLEGIIKALDGRRRLALGAARDAMLKSEALAPGDKDDAHVVDSLGVSWWAVPRRLILCSATLDERVQAFSGTTLRNPLLVRAGADTETHAEQDGPTFSAPSQLQQHAVVTAPKLRLVALVALLRHTIPRMADVDKIGPARVIVFISATDSVNFHWEALGGAKMRSVEQPKEPDATEKEPASLAQYSELLPNTPIFRLHGSMPQKERIASLRAFQTLSTEQPCRGGVLLCTPVASRGLDLPDVRCVIQMDVPTEGGAEEYVHRIGRTARAGRQGTSWLMLLPHEEPWLQTLERRVVVREATGMHPPKITVVGIDTVLFEGFGGAFREYESRATDVQMAVERWVLRDEKHTSLARTAFLAYIRAYATHPAAEKALFNVNQLHLGHLAKAFALREAPNTVQKLAKREHDKKAKEKPKRDAMREQHARMMAHLPAESM; from the coding sequence ATGGAGGAGGATGATTTGCTTTTGAATTTTGATACATCTGCGCCGCTACCCGCGAAGAAACGGCGGCAAAACAGCCATGGACAAGCACATAAACGCGCTCATTTAGGAGATGACTCCACGGAGCACCCCGCGCATAAGCGAGCTCGCGAAAATCCATCAGACCGCCGCACCATCGACATAGCCAGGAAAATAACACAGGCACATACTCACAGCGCGCCTAAGACTACTGGCTACGTCTCTTctctttttgcgcgcaatgaTACCCTTGCAGCTGAGCCTGAAGATGTGCCTCAAGCGAGTCCAATTGCGCCTTCGAATGCGCCCGTTCTGGACGGTACATTTGAAGGCCTTGGCCTCGATCCGCTTAttgcgcggcacttgcgcgcgagaatGGGCATAGACGGACGTCCCACAGAAATTCAACAGCGGGCCATCCCGCCGTTGCTTGCTGTGCCTCCGCAAATGGGCTGTGAACGGGACATTCTTGTGCAGGCACAAACGGGAAGCGGCAAGACACTGACCTATTTACTTCCCATCATCCAGTCACTTCTCCCTCTTTCGCAAGAGAGTTTTATTGATCGCAGTGTAGGCACACTTTCCATTATCCTTGCTCCGTCGCGCGAACTAGCACGCCAAATCTATACCGTGCTGGAACGCCTACTCACGCTATCGCTAGCATCCACAGACCAAGACGACCAAGCCCCGAAACGCTATTCGCGCTGGATTGTACCTGGCCTGCTCACAGGCGGGAGCACCAAAAACCAtgaaaagcagcgcttgcggaaAGGCTGCTCGATCCTCGTTGCTACGCCGGGGCGGCTTCTGGACCACTTGCAAAACACATCGAGCCTGGATGTAGGCAAGTGTCGGTGGCTTGTGTTGGACGAAGCTGACCGGTTACTTGAGATGGGCTTCCAGGAGCAGCTGGAAGGGATTATTAAGGCGCTCGATGGCCGACGCCgacttgcgcttggcgcagcacgcgacGCGATGCTCAAAAGCGAGGCACTTGCACCCGGCGATAAAGACGATGCACACGTTGTCGATTCGCTCGGTGTCTCCTGGTGGGCGGTTCCGCGGCGGCTGATTCTGTGTTCTGCGACACTCGACGAGCGTGTTCAAGCATTTTCCGGCAcaacgctgcgcaaccCCTTGCTTGTACGCGCCGGGGCCGACACTGAGACACACGCGGAACAAGATGGCCCTACCTTTTCCGCACCGTCGCAGTTACAACAGCACGCGGTAGTAACAGCGCCCAAGCTTCGTcttgtcgcgcttgtcgcgctcttGCGGCACACAATCCCGCGCATGGCTGATGTGGACAAGATAGGACCAGCACGTGTGATTGTGTTTATATCGGCCACAGACAGCGTGAATTTTCACTGGGAAGCACTGGGCGGCGCCAAGATGCGCTCTGTGGAGCAGCCCAAAGAGCCAGACGCGACCGAAAAAGAGCCCGCGTCCCTCGCTCAGTACAGCGAGCTGCTTCCCAACACGCCCATATTTCGCTTGCACGGGTCCATGCCGCAAAAGGAGCGTATTGCatcgttgcgcgcattccAGACACTTTCGACGGAGCAGCCATGCCGAGGCGGCGTACTGCTATGTACGCCCGTCGCATCGCGTGGCCTCGACCTTCCCGATGTTCGCTGCGTGATTCAGATGGACGTGCCAACcgaaggcggcgcagaagagTACGTACACCGCATTGGGCGTACAGCACGTGCAGGGCGCCAGGGTACGAGCTGGCTCATGCTCCTCCCCCACGAAGAGCCATGGCTCCAAACTTTGGAGCGCCGTGTCGTTGTCCGAGAGGCGACAGGCATGCACCCCCCCAAAATCACAGTCGTCGGTATCGACACGGTGCTGTTCGAAGgatttggcggcgcatttcGCGAGTACGAATCGCGAGCGACCGACGTCCAAATGGCCGTTGAGCGCTGGGTGTTGCGCGACGAGAAGCACACCTCGCTTGCCCGTACCGCGTTCCTAGCGTATATCCGCGCTTATGCGACGCATCCCGCTGCAGAAAAAGCGCTTTTCAACGTGAACCAATTGCACCTTGGCCACCTTGCCAAAgcatttgcgctgcgcgaagcgccAAACACGGTGCAGAAactggccaagcgcgaaCACGACAAGAAGGCAAAAGAGAAACCAAAACGcgatgcgatgcgcgagcaaCATGCGCGGATGATGGCGCATCTTCCTGCAGAGAGTATGTAG